From Cellulophaga lytica DSM 7489, a single genomic window includes:
- the purD gene encoding phosphoribosylamine--glycine ligase, protein MNILILGSGGREHTIAWKLNQSKKLSKLFVAPGNAGTAAIAKNIPIGVNDFQAIKEVVITEQIHMVVVGPEDPLVNGVHDFFLNDIDLKNIPVIGPQKAAATLEGSKDFAKEFMMRHNIPTAAYKSFTADTLAEGQAFLETLKAPYVLKADGLAAGKGVLILQDLEEAKKELASMLVDSKFGDASTTVVIEEFLDGIELSVFVLTDGKNFKVLPTAKDYKRIGEGDTGLNTGGMGAISPVPFASEEFMSKIHNQIVKPTVEGLAKDNLPYKGFIFIGLIKVDNEPKVIEYNVRLGDPETEVVLPRLQNDLVEVFEAVGNQTLDAIDIKIDERTATTVVTVSGGYPEAYEKGKEITGLDAVDGSIVFHAGTKLDGNKVVTNGGRVMAVTSFGANFKEALAQSYKNVEKLHFDKINYRKDLGFDL, encoded by the coding sequence ATGAATATTCTTATCCTTGGATCTGGTGGTAGAGAACATACTATTGCCTGGAAACTAAATCAAAGTAAAAAGCTAAGCAAACTATTTGTAGCGCCTGGTAATGCTGGTACTGCAGCAATAGCAAAAAATATACCAATTGGTGTTAATGATTTTCAAGCTATAAAGGAAGTTGTTATTACAGAGCAAATACATATGGTTGTAGTTGGTCCAGAAGACCCTTTGGTTAATGGTGTACATGACTTTTTCTTAAACGACATCGATCTAAAAAATATTCCTGTAATTGGTCCTCAAAAAGCAGCTGCAACTTTAGAAGGCAGTAAAGATTTTGCCAAGGAATTTATGATGCGTCATAACATTCCTACTGCAGCATATAAAAGTTTTACAGCAGATACGTTGGCAGAAGGACAAGCGTTTTTAGAAACCTTAAAAGCTCCTTATGTTTTAAAAGCAGATGGTTTAGCAGCAGGTAAAGGTGTTTTAATTTTACAAGATTTAGAGGAAGCTAAAAAAGAACTTGCTTCTATGTTGGTAGATTCTAAATTTGGTGATGCTAGTACAACTGTTGTGATAGAAGAGTTTTTAGACGGTATAGAGCTAAGTGTTTTTGTACTTACAGATGGTAAAAACTTTAAAGTATTGCCAACAGCAAAAGACTACAAACGTATTGGCGAAGGAGATACTGGTTTAAATACAGGTGGTATGGGTGCTATTTCTCCTGTTCCTTTTGCTAGTGAGGAGTTTATGAGCAAAATACACAACCAAATTGTAAAACCAACGGTAGAAGGACTTGCTAAAGATAATTTACCATACAAAGGTTTTATTTTTATTGGGTTAATTAAAGTTGATAATGAGCCAAAGGTAATTGAATACAATGTACGTTTGGGAGATCCAGAAACGGAAGTTGTTTTACCGCGTTTGCAAAACGATTTAGTTGAGGTTTTTGAAGCTGTTGGTAACCAAACATTAGATGCCATTGATATTAAAATTGATGAGCGTACGGCAACTACAGTGGTGACAGTTTCTGGTGGTTACCCCGAGGCGTATGAAAAAGGAAAAGAAATTACCGGCTTAGATGCCGTAGATGGTTCTATTGTATTTCATGCAGGTACTAAGTTAGATGGTAATAAAGTGGTTACTAACGGTGGTCGTGTAATGGCAGTAACATCGTTTGGTGCTAATTTTAAAGAGGCTTTAGCACAATCGTATAAAAACGTAGAAAAGCTTCATTTTGATAAAATAAACTACAGAAAAGATCTAGGTTTTGATTTATAA
- a CDS encoding DUF6341 family protein, with protein sequence MKTFFKAIEDLFVDVLFAPLDFLRALELENWWAANTLNWIFMIIGAIAMVYWMLQLKEHAANGEEDKSTNAHSFIKI encoded by the coding sequence ATGAAAACATTTTTTAAAGCAATAGAGGATTTATTTGTTGATGTACTTTTTGCTCCTTTAGATTTTTTAAGAGCATTAGAATTAGAAAACTGGTGGGCTGCAAATACGCTTAACTGGATTTTTATGATTATTGGTGCAATAGCAATGGTATATTGGATGTTACAACTTAAAGAGCATGCTGCTAACGGCGAGGAAGACAAAAGCACTAACGCACACTCATTTATTAAGATCTAA
- a CDS encoding DUF6427 family protein gives MISSFFSKTKPINYIIVLTLLLVFYCVARFFGQNVLFTLGLVGTNIGIVALLFFTIFLVNFIVKRNKITQTNSFTVLFYVLLCLFFPASLIDTNGIFCSFFIVLATRKILSLKSLKEIKYKIFDASMWIIIASLFYDWALLYLIWVFIAIYIYEPKNIRNWFLPLSAFVTVALITSAVLAIFGRLNFILDHYVFTLKLDADMFKEWSKSSATIVYLIVVIIVGVISSIKLGKSGVGRLASMRLVAISFTIGIFITLFETNLGYFPIMITFFPAAVFLTNYIEILRKPRFKELNLFVAILVPITVFIFKVLLK, from the coding sequence ATGATTTCAAGCTTTTTTAGCAAAACAAAACCTATAAATTACATAATTGTACTTACTTTATTGTTGGTGTTTTATTGTGTAGCTCGTTTTTTTGGACAAAACGTCTTGTTTACACTGGGTTTAGTAGGTACTAACATTGGCATAGTTGCATTACTTTTTTTTACCATATTTCTTGTAAATTTTATTGTAAAACGTAATAAAATTACCCAAACAAACTCTTTTACGGTACTTTTTTATGTTTTATTGTGTCTTTTTTTTCCTGCTTCATTAATAGATACTAATGGTATTTTTTGCAGTTTTTTTATTGTTTTGGCTACCAGAAAAATTTTAAGTCTTAAGTCTTTAAAGGAAATTAAATATAAAATTTTTGATGCTTCAATGTGGATTATCATTGCCAGTTTGTTTTATGACTGGGCTTTGCTGTACCTAATTTGGGTATTTATAGCTATTTATATTTACGAGCCAAAAAACATAAGAAACTGGTTTTTACCTTTATCAGCTTTTGTTACTGTAGCACTAATAACTTCTGCAGTTTTAGCAATTTTTGGAAGGCTAAATTTTATATTAGACCATTATGTTTTTACACTAAAATTAGATGCAGATATGTTTAAAGAGTGGAGCAAGAGTTCTGCAACCATAGTGTACTTAATAGTAGTAATTATAGTAGGTGTTATTAGCAGTATAAAGCTTGGTAAAAGTGGCGTTGGTCGTTTGGCAAGTATGCGCCTTGTAGCTATATCATTTACCATAGGTATTTTTATAACTTTATTTGAAACCAATTTAGGATATTTTCCAATAATGATTACCTTTTTTCCTGCAGCAGTGTTTCTTACCAATTATATAGAAATTTTACGTAAACCTCGTTTTAAAGAGTTAAACCTTTTTGTTGCTATTTTGGTTCCAATAACGGTATTTATATTTAAGGTTTTACTGAAGTAA
- a CDS encoding DUF4254 domain-containing protein: MFSDFAFKIFNESIDKYHVLDNVYQAFNNPYPKDEIAHLLYRKNWIDTVQWHYEDIIRDPNIDPVDALDLKRKIDASNQDRTDLVEYIDSYFLNKYQSVQVKDNATINTESPAWAIDRLSILALKVYHMQEEVTRTDASEDHKQKCSNKLAVLLEQKKDLSTAIDQLLADIEAGNKYMKVYKQMKMYNDDELNPVLRAK, from the coding sequence ATGTTTAGTGATTTTGCCTTTAAAATATTTAACGAAAGTATAGATAAATACCACGTTCTAGATAACGTGTACCAAGCTTTTAATAATCCATATCCAAAGGATGAAATTGCACATTTATTGTACCGTAAAAACTGGATAGATACCGTACAGTGGCATTATGAGGATATAATTAGAGATCCTAACATAGACCCTGTAGATGCGTTAGATTTAAAACGTAAAATAGATGCTAGTAATCAAGATAGGACAGATTTGGTTGAGTATATAGATAGTTATTTTTTAAATAAATACCAGTCGGTACAAGTAAAAGACAATGCAACTATAAATACAGAAAGTCCAGCTTGGGCTATAGACAGATTATCTATCCTTGCGCTAAAAGTTTACCATATGCAAGAAGAAGTAACTAGAACAGATGCATCTGAGGATCATAAACAAAAATGTAGCAATAAACTTGCTGTTTTATTAGAACAGAAAAAAGATTTGTCTACTGCAATAGACCAATTGCTTGCAGATATTGAAGCTGGTAATAAGTATATGAAAGTGTATAAGCAAATGAAAATGTATAATGATGACGAGCTAAACCCTGTGCTTCGTGCAAAATAA
- a CDS encoding glycosyltransferase family 9 protein — MGDVAMTVPVVKGLLQQNPTLKITVLTRAFFTPMFAQLPNVQVYQADVKGKHKGVNGLYKLFKELKAMNITAVADIHNVLRSNILKQFFKLSGIPFIQIDKGRADKKALTANKNKVFKQLKTTQQRYVSVFSKLGYTIRLDDSCALAKEKLSDTAIALLPKEPKKWIGIAPFAAFEGKTYPLELMQQVISSLNTTNTYTVILFGGGDKEKEVLGKWEQTYSNCVSVVKKLSFTEELSLISNLDVMLAMDSGNAHLSAMFAVPTITLWGVTHPFAGFYPFAQQSTNALLANRENYPLIPTSVYGNKFPPGYEKAMETILPDDVVKKVLEVVG; from the coding sequence ATGGGAGACGTTGCAATGACGGTTCCTGTTGTAAAAGGACTATTGCAACAAAATCCTACTTTAAAAATTACAGTCTTAACTAGGGCCTTTTTTACGCCAATGTTTGCGCAGTTGCCAAACGTACAAGTGTACCAAGCAGACGTAAAAGGTAAGCACAAAGGTGTAAACGGACTTTATAAATTATTTAAAGAGTTAAAGGCAATGAATATTACTGCTGTGGCAGATATTCATAACGTTTTACGATCTAACATTCTAAAACAGTTTTTTAAATTATCAGGTATTCCTTTTATACAAATTGATAAAGGCAGAGCCGATAAAAAGGCGTTAACAGCAAATAAAAACAAAGTTTTTAAGCAGCTGAAAACTACGCAGCAACGTTACGTTTCCGTTTTTAGCAAATTAGGATATACAATTAGGCTTGATGATTCTTGTGCTTTGGCAAAAGAAAAATTATCTGATACTGCCATTGCGTTACTGCCAAAAGAACCAAAAAAATGGATAGGAATTGCGCCATTTGCAGCTTTTGAGGGTAAAACGTACCCTTTAGAGCTTATGCAACAAGTAATAAGTAGTTTAAATACCACCAATACTTATACAGTTATCCTTTTTGGAGGAGGAGATAAAGAAAAAGAAGTTTTAGGTAAATGGGAACAAACCTATAGCAATTGTGTTTCTGTGGTTAAAAAACTAAGCTTTACAGAAGAACTGTCTTTAATCTCAAACTTAGATGTTATGTTGGCTATGGATAGTGGTAACGCACACTTAAGCGCAATGTTTGCCGTGCCAACCATAACACTTTGGGGAGTTACACACCCATTTGCTGGTTTTTACCCATTTGCGCAACAAAGCACAAATGCATTGTTAGCAAACAGAGAAAATTACCCACTTATACCAACATCTGTTTACGGTAATAAATTTCCGCCGGGTTATGAAAAAGCAATGGAAACCATACTGCCAGATGATGTTGTTAAAAAGGTTTTAGAGGTTGTTGGGTAA
- a CDS encoding TetR/AcrR family transcriptional regulator has translation MEKNLKRMATMQRMQSVGLEIFYKNGYYDTSVDDILKELSLSKGAFYYHFKSKEEFFISILQNIIFPKVYSELIAPFEGQENPAVILDKCFDNALETAEHNVLDNGFVLSKFMTEFSGKNETIVKLLKEMFKVWEVNLITNLQKGKTDGFIDRHVDSEAVASFLMSSYMGVRVLMINGNAKLLRYKYIQQLRSYFKTIAVKR, from the coding sequence ATGGAAAAGAACTTAAAACGCATGGCTACAATGCAAAGAATGCAGTCTGTTGGCCTAGAAATATTTTATAAAAACGGATATTATGACACTAGTGTGGATGATATTTTAAAAGAGTTGTCCTTATCCAAAGGTGCCTTTTATTATCATTTTAAATCTAAAGAGGAATTTTTTATTAGTATTCTACAGAATATTATTTTCCCTAAGGTGTATAGTGAGTTAATTGCTCCTTTTGAGGGACAAGAAAACCCTGCTGTAATACTAGATAAATGTTTTGATAACGCATTAGAAACTGCAGAACATAATGTATTAGACAATGGTTTTGTACTAAGTAAGTTTATGACGGAGTTTAGTGGCAAAAACGAAACCATTGTAAAGCTCCTTAAAGAGATGTTTAAGGTCTGGGAAGTAAATCTTATTACCAATTTACAAAAAGGCAAAACAGATGGCTTTATAGACCGCCACGTAGATAGTGAAGCTGTTGCTAGCTTTTTGATGTCTTCTTATATGGGTGTACGTGTTTTAATGATAAATGGTAATGCAAAATTACTTCGTTACAAATACATTCAGCAATTGCGCAGTTATTTTAAAACTATTGCTGTTAAGCGGTAG